A stretch of the Armatimonadota bacterium genome encodes the following:
- a CDS encoding ubiquitin-conjugating enzyme E2: MAGFEANREIIFAGTDLLGSRMAVEQEKLARFFPGIKLYGSNGRVTSAQGHLSTSYGNSYYISIEIGENYPYDLPRIRLPRTTVAAGCPHVYQNGNICVMKSEQWSTSLSLAFLVAKTAIWLNKYDKWILSGRTRWPGKDQHR, from the coding sequence ATGGCAGGATTTGAGGCAAATCGGGAGATCATTTTCGCTGGGACAGACCTGCTCGGAAGCAGAATGGCGGTTGAGCAGGAGAAACTGGCGCGTTTCTTTCCTGGTATCAAGCTGTATGGGAGCAACGGCCGGGTTACATCGGCACAGGGCCATCTGTCGACCAGCTACGGCAATTCATATTACATCAGCATCGAGATTGGCGAGAACTACCCGTACGACCTGCCGCGCATCCGACTTCCACGTACGACGGTAGCCGCAGGGTGTCCCCATGTTTACCAGAACGGGAACATTTGCGTCATGAAGAGCGAGCAGTGGTCAACGTCACTTTCGCTGGCCTTCCTTGTTGCCAAGACGGCGATATGGCTCAACAAGTACGATAAATGGATATTGAGCGGGAGGACGCGCTGGCCGGGGAAGGACCAACACCGATGA